The genome window AATAATCAAAATTTTTGGGGATAAGGTCTTGAAAGAGGTTAAACGCTTGCTGATCCCTCCGCAAAACGCTAAATTTAAAGACCTGACCCCCGTATTGCGGAGAAAGAAACGGATAGCAGCCGCCTATTTATTCGGATCAACGGCAACCGGCAGAGATCGCCGGGACAGCGATCTCGACTTGGCGATCGTTGTGAAAAAGACTATTTCCGGTCGTGAACGATTGAAGCTT of Syntrophobacterales bacterium contains these proteins:
- a CDS encoding nucleotidyltransferase domain-containing protein, whose product is MKEVKRLLIPPQNAKFKDLTPVLRRKKRIAAAYLFGSTATGRDRRDSDLDLAIVVKKTISGRERLKLEADLSSRLRRDVDLVVFGQAGPLLQHQILKYGRLVCENDQTERIRQEVLARAEYLDTRHLFREVR